One Candidatus Paceibacterota bacterium genomic region harbors:
- a CDS encoding DUF5666 domain-containing protein, with protein sequence MKKLLLVLLTVPSFAFAQVDTTTPTQISILQNIVGTDRRPEITVTRDGAMTLRNVKIAQFAGTTFFARLVWGDMFLRVTIKTNGDTKFYRRYGEATTLKELKEGDYLNIDGTLEANGNTFTMAARNVVDLMVLKETSAFSGNIGAVMADQNAFTLYSTKYGPVRVNVGSAPIYKGTLTITTPWLQAGDKVISVSGEYNHADNSLAATAVNVFIDLKQFEPRNYSGKILSITNQSKIRAVLDRKEYDVVLDGNTKLLNKNRSTISFKRFVEGDEIRLYGATSEAATTTITAEVIRNLSL encoded by the coding sequence ATGAAGAAACTTTTACTCGTATTACTCACTGTTCCGTCGTTTGCATTTGCACAGGTCGATACAACGACGCCAACGCAGATTTCTATTTTACAAAATATAGTCGGTACTGATAGGCGGCCGGAGATTACAGTGACTAGGGATGGAGCGATGACTTTACGTAATGTAAAGATTGCTCAATTTGCCGGCACCACGTTCTTTGCCCGGCTTGTCTGGGGCGACATGTTCTTGCGGGTTACAATAAAGACTAATGGTGATACCAAGTTCTACCGCAGATACGGTGAGGCTACAACACTTAAAGAATTAAAAGAAGGTGACTATCTCAATATAGACGGCACACTTGAGGCTAATGGCAATACCTTCACTATGGCGGCCAGGAATGTCGTCGACCTAATGGTGCTTAAAGAGACGAGCGCTTTCTCGGGAAATATCGGGGCAGTCATGGCCGACCAAAACGCCTTTACGTTGTACTCAACCAAGTATGGCCCGGTACGCGTGAACGTGGGCTCCGCGCCGATATATAAAGGAACGCTTACAATAACTACACCGTGGTTGCAAGCTGGAGACAAAGTTATTTCTGTATCCGGCGAATATAATCATGCCGACAATTCGCTCGCCGCAACGGCAGTGAATGTCTTCATCGATCTGAAGCAGTTTGAGCCGAGAAATTATTCCGGCAAGATATTATCGATAACAAATCAGTCTAAGATCAGGGCGGTATTGGATAGAAAAGAATATGACGTCGTTCTGGATGGAAACACAAAACTCTTGAATAAAAATAGAAGCACGATCTCGTTCAAGAGATTCGTAGAAGGTGACGAGATAAGATTGTATGGTGCGACAAGCGAAGCGGCCACCACGACCATCACAGCAGAGGTCATCCGGAATTTGAGTCTGTAG
- the argS gene encoding arginine--tRNA ligase, which yields MTENIREKLAREVLDIVRRIFPRFDGEVNVALTHPESFEHGDYTTNVALQLSKELGKKPKDIGEQIAAELEKHALVAKAEVAGPGFVNIFLKPEFFAGSLKTILDEKEAYGKSDWGKGKTWLIEHTSANPTKALHLGHLRNNITGMAVSNLWQAMGINVVRDYVLNDRGIAIMKLVWGYLKFGRNDKDETKATVAGWAENKSEWLTPESVGIKPDRFVEQYYTLGTDDFKNLETEALVRELTLAWDADGPYVRELTSLLVGWVLDGQMATMKRLGSSVDIFWKESEHYAEGKKYIEEGLAKSVFTKLEDGAVLSKLESYKIPDTILMKRDGTSLYITQDIALTKLKKEKTRADKMFWVVGPEQSLALRQVFAICEQLGIGKISDFTHLPYGLVSIKGSGKMSSRTGNIVYVDDLIELTKKELKARIPAEKFMFENEDEALEIIALGAIKYSILRTGRTTDTTFDFDTSLSFEGDSGPYLQYVYARIQSLLRKAESAGISGKVSPYPVGEGETLPGSSLARLIARYPEIIERAGLDYAPNHLASYLLQLAQEFNSFYGSTQIVSADDAESPHRVAIAAATAQVIRNGLKLLGIETLEKM from the coding sequence ATGACGGAAAATATTAGAGAAAAACTCGCGCGGGAGGTGCTGGATATTGTACGCAGGATATTCCCTAGATTTGATGGGGAGGTGAATGTTGCCTTGACGCACCCGGAATCTTTCGAGCACGGTGATTACACGACCAACGTTGCTTTGCAACTTTCTAAAGAGCTGGGTAAAAAACCTAAGGATATCGGCGAGCAGATTGCAGCCGAACTCGAGAAGCACGCGCTTGTTGCGAAGGCTGAAGTGGCTGGGCCTGGATTCGTGAATATATTTCTCAAACCGGAGTTTTTTGCAGGAAGTTTGAAGACTATTCTTGATGAGAAAGAGGCATATGGCAAAAGTGACTGGGGCAAGGGCAAGACTTGGCTCATCGAGCACACTTCAGCCAATCCGACGAAGGCGCTACACCTTGGCCATTTGCGCAACAACATCACCGGTATGGCGGTTTCTAATCTGTGGCAAGCTATGGGTATTAACGTTGTGCGAGACTACGTTTTAAATGACAGAGGGATAGCCATTATGAAGCTTGTCTGGGGCTATCTCAAATTTGGCAGAAATGATAAAGACGAGACGAAGGCGACTGTGGCTGGCTGGGCAGAAAATAAATCAGAGTGGCTCACGCCTGAATCTGTGGGCATCAAGCCGGATCGTTTCGTAGAACAGTATTATACGCTTGGCACTGATGATTTCAAAAATCTTGAAACCGAAGCACTAGTAAGAGAGCTAACTTTGGCGTGGGATGCGGACGGACCATATGTTCGAGAACTAACGTCATTACTTGTGGGCTGGGTGCTTGATGGGCAAATGGCAACGATGAAGCGACTTGGAAGCAGTGTAGATATCTTCTGGAAAGAGAGCGAGCATTACGCAGAAGGTAAGAAATACATAGAAGAGGGATTGGCAAAAAGCGTGTTTACTAAGCTTGAAGACGGCGCAGTCCTCTCGAAACTTGAGTCGTACAAGATTCCCGATACTATATTAATGAAGCGCGACGGTACATCTTTATATATTACGCAAGATATCGCTTTAACGAAACTTAAGAAAGAAAAGACGCGCGCTGATAAAATGTTCTGGGTCGTTGGGCCGGAGCAGTCGCTGGCATTACGACAGGTGTTCGCGATATGCGAGCAACTTGGTATCGGTAAGATTTCGGATTTTACACATCTGCCATACGGCCTGGTGAGCATCAAGGGCTCCGGCAAAATGAGTTCGCGCACCGGGAATATTGTATATGTTGACGACTTGATAGAACTTACAAAGAAAGAGCTCAAGGCTAGGATACCGGCGGAGAAATTTATGTTTGAGAATGAGGACGAAGCCCTGGAAATCATCGCGCTCGGTGCTATTAAATATAGCATTCTGCGCACTGGCAGGACGACCGACACGACTTTTGATTTCGACACATCCCTAAGTTTCGAAGGGGACTCTGGGCCGTATTTGCAATATGTGTATGCCCGAATTCAGTCACTATTGCGAAAGGCCGAGTCGGCAGGAATCTCGGGTAAGGTTTCGCCTTACCCTGTAGGGGAAGGCGAAACCTTACCCGGAAGCTCGCTCGCTCGGCTCATCGCGCGCTATCCAGAAATTATCGAGCGAGCCGGGCTTGACTATGCACCGAACCATCTTGCAAGTTACTTGCTCCAGCTTGCGCAGGAGTTCAATAGCTTTTATGGCAGTACACAGATTGTTAGCGCTGATGATGCAGAATCGCCGCATCGAGTTGCGATTGCCGCCGCCACTGCGCAGGTTATTAGAAATGGTCTGAAGTTGTTAGGAATCGAAACTTTAGAAAAAATGTAA
- a CDS encoding transposase has product MERVPIELESFHHVYNRGTEKRDIFLSNADRKLFLKYLYLLNDREVESPSRLIKSQGEEAEKDIDHKPLVAVMAYCLMPNHFHLLLHEIYEGGISKFMQRLGTAYTMYFNEKYGRSGALFQGVFKSKLITDEEYLLKIIDYIHLNPCEMKNFLPRESVLQTYQYSSAKAYDNKFVKNKILNPEVLKDYTKIPNNYFKWLIEQGDFSEVATMLIGEKEKKPKYPYSG; this is encoded by the coding sequence ATGGAGCGTGTACCTATTGAATTAGAATCTTTTCACCATGTTTATAATCGCGGAACCGAGAAGCGCGATATTTTTCTGTCCAATGCTGACCGCAAGTTGTTTTTAAAGTATCTGTATTTGCTCAATGATCGTGAAGTGGAAAGTCCAAGTCGTCTGATAAAATCGCAAGGAGAAGAAGCAGAAAAAGATATTGACCATAAACCACTTGTTGCGGTAATGGCATACTGCCTTATGCCGAATCATTTTCATTTACTCCTCCACGAAATTTATGAGGGAGGTATCAGTAAGTTTATGCAACGGCTCGGCACTGCCTACACAATGTATTTTAACGAAAAGTATGGGCGGAGCGGCGCACTTTTTCAAGGAGTATTTAAAAGTAAGCTGATAACCGATGAAGAATACTTGCTGAAAATTATAGATTACATCCACCTAAATCCCTGTGAGATGAAGAATTTCTTACCAAGAGAGTCTGTGCTACAAACGTATCAATACTCAAGTGCTAAAGCGTACGACAATAAGTTTGTAAAAAATAAGATCCTAAATCCGGAGGTTCTGAAAGATTATACCAAGATTCCAAATAACTATTTTAAATGGCTTATAGAGCAGGGAGACTTCAGCGAAGTCGCCACAATGCTAATAGGCGAAAAAGAGAAAAAGCCAAAATATCCATATTCGGGGTAA
- the typA gene encoding translational GTPase TypA → MEIRNIAIIAHVDHGKTTLTDALLKQTGVGGEGVTMDTNALEQERGITIYSKNAAIYYKDTKINIVDTPGHADFGSEVERVLSAIDSVLLIVDAQEGPMPQTRFVLKKSLELGLEPIVVINKIDKPAADPARCEEQVLELFMELGADDAQINFPVVYANGRAGVAKKKLTDESSDLTPLLDTILAYVPPASNAKHDVPLRFQSFNLAYDNFLGRMAVGRVYEGIIKAGQNVFVRKPNGDTRSGKLTKIFTFKGMQKVEATEAEAGDIVMIAGLADIDIGETVTSDASAEPLKAISVDEPTITLNFMPNSSPFAGREGKFVTTRQIRERLERELEVNVGLRVDFTEAERFQVSGRGEMHISILLENMRREGYELQVSQPQVIFHNVDGNKHEPFEEVIVDTPAEFQGVIIERLGSRAFVMSELKQVGELTRIIFEGPTRGLLGYRSQFIVDTKGEGILSSRVIGFKPYAGEIRKKPVGSMISMESGKALGFALWNLQDRGALYIGAGTEVYEGMVIGNTSKGEEMAVNPTKGKQLTNMRSKSSDEAIDLVPPYLLTIERGLEVMNEDEYLEITPTSVRLRKQYLTENERIKATRTQTV, encoded by the coding sequence ATGGAAATCCGCAATATCGCAATTATCGCACACGTGGACCACGGCAAGACCACCTTGACCGACGCTCTTTTGAAGCAGACAGGCGTGGGTGGCGAGGGGGTTACGATGGACACCAATGCTCTCGAGCAAGAGCGCGGTATTACTATATATTCCAAAAACGCTGCGATATATTACAAAGATACTAAGATTAATATAGTAGACACACCGGGCCATGCTGACTTCGGCTCCGAGGTGGAGCGCGTGCTCTCTGCCATCGATTCGGTATTACTTATCGTTGACGCGCAGGAAGGGCCAATGCCACAAACCAGATTCGTACTAAAGAAATCGCTCGAGCTTGGCCTTGAGCCGATTGTCGTCATCAATAAAATAGACAAGCCTGCCGCTGATCCGGCGCGGTGCGAGGAACAAGTCCTCGAACTCTTCATGGAGCTTGGTGCCGACGACGCGCAAATAAACTTCCCCGTCGTTTATGCCAACGGCCGCGCCGGCGTGGCGAAGAAAAAATTGACCGACGAGTCGAGTGATCTGACACCGCTTCTTGATACTATTCTCGCTTACGTACCGCCGGCCTCGAATGCCAAGCATGATGTACCTCTTCGCTTCCAGTCGTTCAATCTCGCTTACGACAACTTCCTCGGTCGCATGGCCGTCGGCCGTGTCTATGAGGGTATTATCAAGGCCGGGCAGAACGTCTTCGTCCGCAAGCCAAACGGCGATACGCGCAGTGGAAAGCTAACTAAAATCTTCACCTTCAAGGGAATGCAGAAAGTAGAAGCAACAGAAGCCGAGGCCGGAGACATCGTGATGATTGCCGGCTTGGCGGATATCGACATCGGCGAGACGGTTACCTCTGATGCCTCAGCCGAACCGCTCAAGGCAATATCGGTAGACGAGCCGACCATCACGCTTAACTTCATGCCGAACTCAAGCCCTTTTGCCGGCAGAGAAGGCAAGTTCGTGACGACGCGTCAGATTCGTGAGAGGCTTGAACGCGAACTCGAGGTCAACGTGGGGCTCCGCGTAGACTTTACAGAAGCGGAAAGATTCCAAGTTTCCGGCCGAGGAGAAATGCATATTTCCATATTGCTCGAGAACATGCGCCGTGAAGGCTATGAGCTGCAAGTTTCTCAACCACAAGTTATCTTCCATAATGTCGACGGCAATAAACATGAACCATTCGAGGAGGTCATTGTTGACACACCGGCAGAATTCCAAGGCGTCATAATCGAGCGCTTGGGTTCGCGCGCATTTGTAATGAGCGAGCTCAAACAAGTTGGCGAGTTGACCCGCATTATTTTCGAAGGTCCCACCCGCGGCTTGCTTGGTTATCGTTCTCAATTTATCGTCGATACCAAAGGCGAAGGGATTTTATCCTCGCGCGTTATTGGCTTTAAGCCCTACGCCGGTGAGATCCGCAAGAAGCCCGTTGGCTCAATGATCTCGATGGAGTCCGGCAAGGCCCTCGGCTTCGCCCTTTGGAACTTGCAGGATCGCGGTGCTCTGTATATAGGAGCGGGGACAGAGGTGTATGAAGGCATGGTGATCGGCAATACGTCGAAAGGCGAGGAGATGGCCGTCAACCCGACCAAGGGTAAACAGCTGACCAACATGCGGTCCAAGTCATCCGATGAAGCAATCGACCTCGTCCCACCATATTTGCTCACCATTGAACGCGGACTCGAAGTAATGAATGAAGACGAATATTTAGAAATCACCCCCACAAGTGTTCGCCTACGCAAGCAGTACCTGACCGAGAACGAAAGAATCAAAGCAACCCGCACCCAAACAGTCTAA
- a CDS encoding TrbC/VirB2 family protein has translation MRTLKKLIAISLAFMPIALVTAASAPLSNPISAPDIQTLLKDILQVVIDIGVPVLVMAIIWVGFMFVKAQGKPEEIKTANNAFLWTVIGAGVVLGAKVISEALKATVDKLK, from the coding sequence ATGAGAACACTAAAAAAATTAATCGCGATTTCTCTTGCCTTCATGCCGATCGCGTTGGTAACTGCGGCTTCAGCACCACTTAGCAATCCTATCAGTGCGCCAGACATTCAGACACTGCTTAAAGATATTCTCCAAGTCGTTATTGATATCGGCGTGCCGGTCTTGGTGATGGCTATCATCTGGGTCGGCTTCATGTTCGTAAAGGCGCAGGGCAAGCCGGAGGAGATTAAGACGGCGAATAACGCCTTCCTCTGGACGGTCATCGGCGCCGGTGTCGTGCTCGGTGCCAAGGTTATAAGCGAGGCACTAAAGGCCACTGTCGATAAATTAAAATAA